The following proteins are encoded in a genomic region of Bacteroidales bacterium:
- the pyrH gene encoding UMP kinase has protein sequence MKYKRILLKLSGQSLAGEKGTGIDTKILNEYVSQIKDIAEQGVEVAIVIGGGNIFRGLGGVELGFDRVKGDYMGMLATIINGLALESAFESIGQDARLFTAFSTEPAGERYSKQKVFDAFKNKQIAILTGGTGNPYFSTDSGASLRALEIEADAILKGTRVDGVYTADPEKDPNATKFINITFDEVIDKELKVMDFTAFTMCRQNNMPIYVFDMDTPGNLRKVIEGNEIGTLIHK, from the coding sequence ATGAAATACAAAAGAATATTATTAAAATTAAGCGGGCAATCACTTGCCGGAGAAAAAGGAACCGGTATTGACACAAAAATTTTAAATGAATATGTCAGCCAAATTAAAGATATTGCAGAACAAGGCGTTGAAGTTGCAATTGTTATCGGAGGCGGAAATATTTTCCGAGGTTTGGGCGGTGTGGAACTTGGTTTTGACCGTGTAAAAGGTGATTATATGGGTATGCTGGCAACGATTATTAACGGTTTAGCTTTGGAATCTGCCTTTGAATCAATTGGGCAAGATGCTCGATTATTTACGGCATTCAGTACAGAACCGGCAGGTGAACGCTATTCTAAACAAAAAGTGTTTGATGCTTTCAAAAACAAGCAAATTGCAATATTGACAGGAGGAACAGGAAACCCGTATTTTTCAACAGATTCCGGAGCATCATTAAGAGCATTAGAAATTGAAGCAGATGCAATACTGAAAGGAACAAGAGTTGACGGAGTTTACACAGCAGACCCGGAAAAAGACCCGAATGCAACAAAATTCATAAATATTACTTTTGATGAAGTAATAGATAAAGAATTGAAAGTAATGGATTTCACCGCATTTACAATGTGCCGGCAAAACAATATGCCGATTTATGTTTTTGATATGGATACTCCGGGAAATTTGAGGAAAGTAATTGAAGGTAATGAAATTGGAACTTTGATACATAAATAA
- the trpS gene encoding tryptophan--tRNA ligase, which yields METVLSGIRPTGNLHLGNYFGAIKNFIKMQEENKCYFFIADYHSLTTYPTPENLHNSVKSVLAEYLATGLDPDKSAIYVQSDVREIPELYLLLNMNAYVGELERTTSFKDKVRTQPNNVNAGLLTYPVMMAADILIHRSHKVPVGKDQEQNLEMARKFAKRFNHMYKVDYFPEPQPYNFGEELVKVPGLDGSGKMGKTAGNGIYLIDEDKVIQKKVMRAVTDSGPTEMNSPVSEPVQNLFTLMNLVSTPDTLEFFKKKYSTCEIRYGDLKKQLAEDIIKFVTPIRKNILEIFEDTEYLRKVAKQGAEKAIESASKTIKEVRKIIGFRKF from the coding sequence ATGGAAACAGTATTAAGCGGAATTCGACCGACAGGGAACCTTCACTTGGGAAATTATTTTGGTGCAATAAAGAATTTTATTAAAATGCAAGAAGAAAATAAGTGTTATTTTTTCATTGCAGATTATCATTCTTTAACCACTTATCCTACACCTGAAAATTTACATAACAGTGTAAAATCGGTATTAGCAGAATATCTTGCAACAGGTCTTGATCCTGATAAATCAGCGATTTATGTACAAAGTGATGTACGCGAAATTCCCGAACTTTATTTGTTATTAAATATGAATGCCTATGTCGGAGAATTGGAAAGGACAACTTCTTTTAAAGATAAAGTAAGAACCCAACCCAATAATGTTAATGCCGGTTTACTAACTTACCCGGTTATGATGGCAGCTGATATTTTAATACATCGCTCTCATAAAGTTCCCGTAGGTAAAGATCAAGAACAAAACTTGGAAATGGCAAGGAAATTTGCCAAACGCTTTAACCACATGTATAAAGTTGATTATTTTCCGGAGCCTCAACCTTACAATTTCGGAGAAGAATTGGTAAAAGTTCCCGGTTTGGACGGCAGCGGTAAAATGGGAAAAACTGCCGGTAACGGTATTTACTTGATTGACGAAGATAAAGTGATTCAAAAGAAAGTAATGCGAGCAGTAACCGACAGCGGACCCACAGAAATGAATTCTCCTGTTTCTGAACCTGTTCAAAATTTGTTTACATTAATGAACCTTGTATCAACTCCTGACACATTAGAATTCTTCAAAAAAAAATACAGCACTTGTGAAATCCGTTACGGTGATTTGAAAAAACAACTCGCAGAAGATATCATCAAGTTTGTAACACCAATACGAAAAAACATCCTTGAAATTTTTGAAGACACTGAATATTTAAGAAAAGTTGCCAAGCAAGGAGCTGAAAAAGCAATTGAAAGTGCTTCAAAAACTATTAAAGAAGTTCGGAAGATTATTGGGTTTAGGAAGTTTTAG
- a CDS encoding C1 family peptidase, protein MRILKLNCFVIILSALNLSISYGQTYNEIVTQAYSCAYIENDYKKAADLFDKAFEIKNAKSTELYYAAEINLKIDSIKKFTQYLSQAVKNGYANYDFLVKQQKFKTHFKNADWESLLLKTKKNFLIFENEYKKLKGSLSGHYQTSKKHDGNIDLRIDSLKVKHQGRRNTCSVFAATALIEYIIWDKHEKIIDLSESYNYWAAKTYALTNDFLRESYTSVDGLAGYLAVEAYKYGSMDENNWKYENTNWLTDKNERCKTVNGNFIMECFTGVPPKNSKKSEFTAQPVYIDREDIGQYILQEKKPVAMNIFWYFNAVDDKGNFRLPTEKDIDKGGHVILLVGYNSENKTFIFQNSWGTKWGQDGYGTIPEEYIINYYELAETFPYGIDVSSDEKNEAIKGSMGVSASLEN, encoded by the coding sequence ATGAGAATACTAAAATTAAATTGCTTTGTGATAATTTTATCTGCTTTAAACTTATCGATAAGCTACGGACAGACTTATAACGAGATTGTTACACAGGCGTATTCGTGTGCGTATATTGAAAATGATTACAAAAAAGCTGCTGATCTTTTTGATAAAGCATTCGAAATAAAAAATGCAAAAAGTACAGAATTGTATTATGCTGCTGAAATTAATTTGAAAATTGACAGTATTAAGAAATTTACACAATATTTATCTCAAGCTGTCAAGAACGGATATGCAAATTATGATTTCTTGGTTAAACAACAAAAATTTAAAACTCATTTCAAGAATGCCGATTGGGAGTCTTTATTATTAAAAACGAAAAAGAATTTCTTAATTTTTGAAAATGAGTATAAGAAACTAAAAGGCTCTTTGTCAGGACATTATCAAACATCAAAAAAACACGACGGGAATATCGATTTAAGAATTGATTCTCTGAAGGTAAAACATCAAGGCAGAAGAAATACATGCAGTGTATTTGCGGCAACTGCATTGATTGAATATATTATTTGGGATAAACATGAGAAAATTATAGACTTATCAGAATCGTATAATTACTGGGCAGCAAAAACTTATGCTTTAACTAATGATTTTTTGAGAGAATCATACACTTCTGTTGACGGTTTGGCAGGTTATCTTGCTGTTGAAGCATACAAATACGGCTCTATGGACGAAAATAATTGGAAATATGAAAACACGAATTGGCTGACAGACAAAAATGAACGTTGTAAAACAGTTAACGGAAATTTCATAATGGAATGTTTTACCGGTGTACCTCCGAAAAACAGTAAAAAATCAGAATTCACGGCACAACCTGTATATATTGACAGAGAAGATATTGGTCAATATATCCTGCAAGAGAAAAAACCTGTAGCAATGAATATTTTTTGGTATTTTAATGCTGTTGATGATAAAGGAAATTTTCGCCTTCCGACTGAAAAAGACATTGATAAAGGCGGTCATGTAATTTTATTGGTGGGATACAATTCGGAAAACAAAACCTTTATTTTCCAAAACAGTTGGGGAACGAAATGGGGACAAGACGGATACGGTACTATTCCTGAAGAATACATAATTAATTACTATGAATTGGCAGAAACATTTCCGTATGGTATTGATGTTTCAAGCGATGAAAAAAATGAAGCAATTAAAGGCAGTATGGGAGTTTCTGCATCACTTGAAAATTGA
- the mutL gene encoding DNA mismatch repair endonuclease MutL, translating to MSDIIQLLPDSVANQIAAGEVIQRPASVVKELIENATDAEADTITVNIKDAGRTLVQVIDNGKGMSETDARMAFERHATSKIKTAEDLFAINSLGFRGEALASIAAVADVELKSRQIEFDLGTHIHIKGSEVIKQETVSTPAGSNFSVKNLFFNIPARRKFLKKDATEFGHIIYEFKKTALSHPEINLTLIHNNHEIYKLQAGSLRERISGIFGKNINKHIIPVESNTSILKISGFTGKPESAKKRNSEQFFFVNGRFMKHPYFYKAILNAYEQIIKPDMHPTFFLYFNIAPERIDINIHPAKIQINFDDSQGIYQLLRASVKQALGKFNIVPSIDFDREGFIDMPYSGNKNFAFAEPDISNKKNYNPFEEETVDSKKLFSKFSSKKEVVPDNWDVLYTGFESAEKNNSKDAEQKSFNTENNSFSKLFQLKNKYIATPVKSGLMFIHICRAHERIIFEALTKSIKTSDIYTQKTLYPTEIQLSSEDFAYIKSALSSINDLGFDISAEKNDIIKISGIPSYLSDSQPKTLIEAVLVQIKDDDGVLKDNVLDNIAEIIARKASLNYAKPLAIEEMQYVINQLFSCQMPNFTQNGRKIIEIIKIDDIEKVFK from the coding sequence ATGAGCGATATTATTCAGTTATTACCCGATTCGGTTGCTAATCAGATAGCTGCGGGAGAAGTGATTCAACGACCGGCATCTGTTGTTAAGGAGCTTATAGAAAACGCAACAGATGCAGAAGCTGATACTATAACGGTAAATATAAAAGATGCCGGCAGAACTTTGGTGCAAGTAATCGACAACGGAAAAGGAATGTCAGAAACAGATGCCAGAATGGCTTTTGAAAGACATGCAACTTCCAAGATAAAAACTGCAGAAGACCTGTTTGCAATCAACAGTCTGGGTTTCAGAGGCGAAGCATTGGCTTCGATAGCTGCTGTGGCTGATGTAGAATTAAAAAGCCGACAAATTGAATTCGACCTCGGAACACATATTCATATTAAAGGTTCTGAAGTTATTAAACAAGAAACTGTTTCTACACCTGCCGGCAGTAATTTTTCTGTAAAAAATTTGTTTTTTAATATTCCGGCAAGGCGAAAATTTTTAAAAAAAGATGCTACAGAATTCGGCCATATTATTTATGAATTTAAAAAAACAGCATTATCTCATCCCGAAATTAATTTAACATTAATACATAACAATCACGAAATATACAAGTTACAAGCCGGGAGTTTACGAGAAAGAATATCCGGTATCTTCGGAAAAAATATCAATAAACACATTATTCCTGTTGAAAGCAATACAAGCATACTGAAAATATCAGGTTTTACAGGTAAACCCGAAAGTGCAAAAAAACGTAACAGTGAGCAATTTTTCTTTGTAAACGGGCGATTTATGAAACACCCTTATTTTTACAAAGCTATTCTGAATGCTTATGAACAGATAATAAAACCGGATATGCATCCGACTTTTTTCCTGTATTTTAATATCGCTCCTGAAAGAATTGATATTAACATACATCCGGCAAAAATACAAATCAACTTCGATGATTCGCAAGGTATTTATCAACTGCTGAGGGCGTCAGTTAAACAAGCTCTCGGCAAATTCAATATTGTTCCGTCAATAGATTTTGATCGAGAGGGTTTTATTGATATGCCTTATTCCGGAAATAAAAACTTCGCCTTTGCGGAACCTGATATCAGTAATAAAAAAAACTATAATCCTTTTGAAGAAGAAACTGTTGATTCAAAAAAGTTGTTCTCAAAATTTTCAAGTAAAAAAGAAGTTGTTCCGGACAATTGGGATGTCTTATATACAGGATTTGAATCTGCAGAAAAAAACAATTCTAAAGATGCAGAACAAAAAAGTTTTAATACAGAAAACAACAGCTTTTCAAAATTATTCCAATTAAAAAACAAATATATTGCAACTCCCGTAAAATCGGGATTAATGTTTATCCATATTTGCCGAGCGCATGAAAGAATTATTTTTGAAGCATTAACAAAATCTATAAAAACAAGCGATATTTATACTCAAAAAACATTATATCCTACTGAAATTCAATTAAGCTCGGAAGATTTTGCTTATATAAAATCAGCATTAAGTTCAATCAATGATTTAGGTTTTGATATTTCGGCTGAAAAAAACGATATAATTAAGATCAGCGGAATTCCTTCCTATTTAAGCGATTCACAACCAAAAACCTTAATAGAAGCTGTATTGGTTCAAATAAAAGATGATGATGGTGTATTAAAAGATAATGTGCTTGACAATATTGCAGAAATTATTGCAAGAAAAGCCTCTCTAAATTATGCAAAACCTCTGGCGATTGAAGAGATGCAATATGTTATCAATCAATTATTTTCATGCCAAATGCCCAATTTCACCCAAAACGGCAGAAAGATAATTGAGATTATAAAAATTGATGATATTGAAAAGGTGTTTAAATAG